In Salinibaculum sp. SYNS191, the genomic window GACCGTCAGTTGTCGAGGACGTCACCGGGACTGTCGACGTCCCGTCGCACCCCCGGGTCGTCCGTCTCGACGAGAGCGCTCTCCGCCGCCGTGAGCAGTATCTCCCGCCCGCCCACGTCGCCGGACAGCGAACGGAGGGCGTCGAAGTGCGCCGCGTCGAAGAGGACGGGATTGCCACGGTCTCCCCGGTAGGCTGCTGCAAGCGCCGTGTACTCCCCGCTCTCGTAGGTCGCGACGAGCCTGGCGACCGTCCGGACCGACACTGACGGCATGTCCCCGAGCGCGACGAGCACGGCGTCGGCTCCGTTGCGCTGGGCGACGTCGACGCCGGTGCGAACGGACGTGCTCTGTCCCTCGCCGTAGTCCGGGTTCTCGGCGACCCGAACGTCGACAGCCGCGAGCGCCTCCCCGACCCGCGCCGCCTCGTGGCCCACCACGACGACGACGTCGGTGAGGTGGCCCGCGAGCAACGGTTCCGCGGCGTGTCGGACGAGCGGCTGTCCGCCTACCGTCTGGAGGAGTTTGTTCCGGCCCTCGAAACGGGTACTGGTCCCGGCGGCCAGCACCACACCCCAGACGTCGGCACTCCCCTCGGGTTGCGTGGACGGCTGCGACACGACCGGCAGGGACTCCTCCGCCGCCGCCGGGTCGGTCCGCGAAGCGTCCTCGGTCATGTCACTCCCTTCGCCCGGGGAGGCAAAAGCGTTCCCGCGCACTGGCGTCGAGAGGGCCCGAAGCCGGCTTCGAGTGCCAACCCTCTTTGTGCCTGCGGCCCGAGTAGTGGATATGCAGTGGAGGCTCTTTGCGACGCTCGCGGAAGCCGCGGGGGAGGCCGAGGCCGCCGTCCCCACCGAGGGTGAGGTCACACTACGTGAGGCGTTCGACGCGCTCCTGGAAACGCATCCGAGTCTGGAACCGGAGGTCTTCGACGAGGAGGGTCACCTCTACGACCACGTCCGCCTCCTCGTCGACGGGAGCGACCCCTTCGCCACGGGCGAGGGCTGGGACACGACCGTCGACGGCGACACCGAACTCGCCCTGTTCCCACCGGTCAGCGGAGGGTAGTCGGCCCCCGCTGCGCTCGCCGGGCTGTCGGTTCCCGCGGCCGCTCGACGCCAGCACATGGAGAGAGGCGTCTCGCTGGGTCGTGGTTGACCGCGCGCCCGCGCTCTCTCGTCGCCGTCGGCGCTCGTCTGCTCGCCCTGGCTGTCTCCACGGCCTCGCGCGCGCCGCTCCCGGCCCGTCCACGGCACTCAGGTCCGGCCGCTCCTCCATCGCCTATCTGTTTGACATGTGTTCGCGGGCGACGTCGTTCAGCGGCGTCCCACCCCCGGTAGTGCCCGAATACCACCGCATCCAGCGAACGAGTAAAATATACAATTTCTTATATACAGTGCCGAAATTCAGGTTTTGAGTGGTCGTATGTAACGAACTTTGCAGACATTGTATGTCGTGATTAATGACATATATTCCTACCAGCTGGGAACTGGCTGCCGGTCATATATGTATCTTGTGTATATGGTAACATATGGTTGTAAACACGAGGCAGTCGATTCATCTGGACGTCGAGGGAGAGCCGGTATACGGCGAATTAGTCGTCCCGGAGGACCCGGCCGGACTCGTCGTCTTCGCCGCCGGGACGTCCGGGACACGCTACGCGACACTGGAGCGTCGACTCACGGACGCGTTGCACAGGCTCGGAATCGGCTCGGTGGTCATGGACCTGGTCAGTCACAGGGAGTCGGCTGACCGGGCCACCCGCTCGGACGTGGACCTGCTGACGCGACGCTTCGCCGCACAGGTCGACTGGCTCACCGACCAGGAGGTGACAGCGGACCTCGACCTCGCAGTCTGTGGGGTGGACACCGGAGCGGCCGCTGCCGTCGAATACCTCTCCAGTCAGTCCACCGACGTCGCCGGCCTGGCGGTCCTGAATGGACGACTCGACCTCGTCGCGTCGTCGGTTCCCCGGCTCAATCACCCGATTCTGTTCTTCCTCGAAGGGACCCACCCCCACCTGGAGACGAGCTATCGGACTGCCTACGACCGCGCCGGCGTCCCGGACCGACGCAAGCACTTCCTCCACGTCACGAACCAGGACGCGCTCAGTATCGTCGCCCGCTGGGTGGAGTCGCGCCTCCAGAAGCCCTCCGAACCCGCACCGCGGGCCCACTGACTGCCTCGTCGGGGCCGTCGTCAGTTCTCCCCCATCGTCTCGAACTCGGAACCCGGCTGCATCTCGTCGTACAGCAGCGGCACGGCGAGTACTGTCGCCGCCTTCGCCACCCCGTCGAGGTCCGGCAGGGTGACGTCGAAGGTGAGGTGCACCGAGAGCGTCCGCCTGCTGACCTCGCCGATGGGTTCGCCTTCGGCCGTCGTGACGTTCATCTGTTGGCCGCTCGGGGTGCCGAGCAGCGACCGTCCCGCCTCCTCGGTCACGATTCGCGCCGCCACCTCACCGGTCGAGGCCGGCCGGACCTCCCACCGCTCCTCGACCGTGGGGTCCTCCTGGACGAGCGTCGCCAGCACCGTCCCCGAATCGGCCTCGCGGAGCTCGAAGCGTGTGCGTCCCTCCGTCGGTTCCCCGCGGACGTACTGCAAGACGAGCGTGTCGCCGTCCCGGAACTCGTACTCCTGCCGTTCGTCGAAGAACCGCCGTCTGGCAGACAGCAACTTCTCGCCCGACGACGTCTTGATGGCGTAGTCGGTCCCGATGAGTGCCGACATCACGACGAACGAGTCCCCGGCGAAGTCGACGTCGCTGACCACGTCCGGTGGAGTCATGTGCTCTGTCTTACGGCGCTGAACGTATAATACGTATGCCACACTGACTGGATTCGGGGTCACGAGCGCCGGTGCTGCCGCTCGACGAGGTCGGAAACCGGGAGGAGAACGGCAGACGCTCGGTCGCGGACCCACCCGCGCGGAGCGAGGTCAGTTCGTCGGTGCCTCGACTGTCTCTTCGGCGATAATCGCTCGCTGCGCGGCGGTCCGGATGTGGTACCGGGCCTCCGCGTCGTCCACCCTCTCCAGTGCTTCGGTGAGGTCTTCCTCCATTCGTTCGAACAGACGGGCCGGGGTACTCATCCTCGACTTCCACGTACGATGAAAACGACAATAAATCTATTGGGAATTATATCTATGCTGGAAATAACCCACCCTGACCCGCAGGCACACTCCCCTCACCTCCGGTGCTGGTGCCCGCAAGGGTCACCGGCGACCCTCGGCCGCGAAACGCCTTCGTCCGCGTCGGGTCAGGAGTTATCGAAATCTGATATGTCGTGGACTTCTCTCCGCGTCGATTACATCTATACCTCTGTAAGTACCCATTCG contains:
- a CDS encoding nucleotidyltransferase family protein, with translation MTEDASRTDPAAAEESLPVVSQPSTQPEGSADVWGVVLAAGTSTRFEGRNKLLQTVGGQPLVRHAAEPLLAGHLTDVVVVVGHEAARVGEALAAVDVRVAENPDYGEGQSTSVRTGVDVAQRNGADAVLVALGDMPSVSVRTVARLVATYESGEYTALAAAYRGDRGNPVLFDAAHFDALRSLSGDVGGREILLTAAESALVETDDPGVRRDVDSPGDVLDN
- a CDS encoding ubiquitin-like small modifier protein 1, which codes for MQWRLFATLAEAAGEAEAAVPTEGEVTLREAFDALLETHPSLEPEVFDEEGHLYDHVRLLVDGSDPFATGEGWDTTVDGDTELALFPPVSGG